A window from Kovacikia minuta CCNUW1 encodes these proteins:
- a CDS encoding TOMM precursor leader peptide-binding protein, with protein MFNKPQFQPHFHVEAVEPSTVYLMSEQGHFALSGRLYVLLAPLLKGQHTVSEIVEQLKPHTSLLGVYHALTSLESQGYLTESVNTLPNQMTAFWSLQGIDPTLAVGKLQATKVSVAALGMVKTEPFISALKSLDISICDEGDFTVVVTDDYLQPELDAFNSQALRTQKPWMLVKPIGATIWVGPIFVPGQTGCWHCLAQRLRGHREVESVVGQQQGITTPFPTSKSVLPTHFQVGLNLAASEVAKWIAQGKHDQLEGKVLTLDLASLSMQQHTLVKRPQCPACGEKAAFEYYKPKPIVLQSQQKRFTADGGHRCFTPEQTFKKYEHHISPITGVVSALPKKESDSDLVHVYGAIHAKARKLDSLEGLRRSLRHNSAGKGKTDQQSKASGLCEAIERYSGVFTGAEIRIKGIYTQLESAAIHPNACLLFSPDQYQNRQTWNAQHGSFAWVPEPFDEEKEIEWTPVWSLTHQQFKYLPTAYCYYGYPFPDDHCFCHGDSNGNAAGNTLEEAILQGFMELVERDCVALWWYNRIKRPAVNLDSFDDPYLQALKDHYQAQQRDFWVLDLTSDFDIPCFAAISRRTQATTEEILLGFGTHFDVKVALLRAVTEMNQTLGIDLDQGKVTPDDPDWQQWLKQATLDNQPYLVGDRSTPLKVYADYPQRFHDDLRQDVLTCVEIAAQHGMETLVLDQTHPDIGLNVVKVIVPGMRHFWSRFAPGRLYEVPVKMGWLPAPLTEEELNPIPMFF; from the coding sequence ATGTTCAATAAACCCCAGTTTCAGCCCCATTTTCATGTTGAAGCCGTAGAACCCAGTACTGTTTATTTAATGAGCGAACAGGGACATTTTGCCCTCAGCGGTCGCCTCTATGTTCTATTAGCACCCTTATTAAAGGGTCAGCATACTGTTAGTGAAATTGTCGAGCAACTTAAACCCCATACCTCCCTGTTGGGTGTTTACCATGCCTTAACCAGCCTGGAAAGCCAGGGCTACCTCACCGAATCGGTAAACACGCTGCCAAATCAGATGACGGCTTTCTGGAGTTTGCAGGGCATTGACCCCACCCTAGCCGTTGGTAAACTTCAAGCGACTAAAGTTTCTGTCGCTGCCCTTGGTATGGTGAAGACCGAACCGTTTATTTCTGCTTTGAAGTCGCTAGATATTTCAATTTGCGATGAGGGCGACTTTACAGTTGTAGTGACCGATGACTACCTGCAACCAGAGCTAGATGCGTTTAACTCCCAGGCTTTGCGCACCCAAAAACCCTGGATGCTGGTCAAACCGATCGGTGCAACCATTTGGGTTGGGCCAATTTTTGTTCCAGGGCAAACGGGGTGTTGGCATTGTCTTGCTCAACGCCTGCGGGGTCATCGTGAAGTTGAAAGTGTCGTTGGGCAGCAGCAGGGCATTACCACTCCCTTTCCTACCTCAAAGTCAGTTTTACCCACCCATTTTCAGGTCGGATTGAATCTAGCAGCGTCAGAAGTTGCCAAATGGATCGCCCAAGGAAAACACGATCAGCTAGAAGGCAAGGTGCTGACGCTGGATCTCGCCTCACTCTCCATGCAACAGCATACTTTAGTGAAACGACCACAATGCCCAGCGTGTGGTGAAAAGGCTGCTTTTGAGTACTACAAGCCCAAGCCGATCGTCCTTCAAAGCCAGCAGAAACGATTCACCGCAGATGGGGGCCATCGTTGTTTCACACCAGAGCAAACGTTCAAAAAATACGAACACCATATCAGCCCAATTACAGGCGTAGTCAGTGCGCTGCCCAAAAAGGAGAGTGACAGCGATCTGGTGCATGTTTATGGTGCCATCCACGCGAAGGCAAGAAAACTGGATAGTTTAGAAGGCTTGCGTCGCAGTTTACGCCACAACAGTGCTGGCAAGGGAAAAACCGATCAGCAGTCCAAAGCGAGCGGTCTTTGTGAAGCGATCGAGCGATATTCTGGCGTTTTTACAGGTGCTGAAATCCGGATCAAAGGCATTTATACCCAACTGGAATCAGCTGCCATTCACCCCAATGCCTGTCTGCTCTTTAGCCCTGACCAATACCAGAACCGTCAAACATGGAACGCGCAACACGGCAGTTTTGCCTGGGTGCCCGAACCATTTGACGAGGAGAAAGAAATTGAGTGGACACCCGTCTGGTCTTTAACCCATCAACAGTTCAAGTATTTGCCAACCGCTTATTGCTACTATGGCTATCCCTTTCCTGACGACCATTGCTTCTGTCATGGAGATTCCAACGGCAACGCAGCCGGGAATACCTTAGAAGAGGCAATTCTTCAAGGGTTTATGGAGCTGGTAGAGCGGGACTGTGTGGCGTTGTGGTGGTACAACCGGATCAAACGCCCGGCTGTAAATTTAGACAGTTTTGACGATCCCTATCTACAAGCCCTGAAAGATCATTACCAAGCCCAACAGCGCGATTTCTGGGTATTAGATCTCACCAGCGACTTCGATATTCCCTGTTTTGCTGCAATTTCTCGCCGCACCCAGGCAACAACGGAGGAAATTTTGCTAGGGTTTGGTACCCATTTCGACGTAAAAGTTGCCCTGCTCAGGGCAGTCACCGAGATGAACCAGACATTGGGCATCGATCTCGATCAGGGCAAGGTCACGCCTGACGATCCAGATTGGCAGCAATGGCTCAAGCAAGCCACTTTAGACAACCAGCCTTACCTGGTGGGCGATCGCTCCACCCCTTTGAAAGTCTACGCCGACTACCCCCAGCGCTTTCACGATGATCTACGACAAGACGTCCTCACCTGCGTAGAAATAGCTGCCCAACACGGCATGGAAACTCTCGTCCTCGACCAAACCCACCCCGATATTGGCTTGAACGTCGTTAAGGTGATTGTTCCTGGAATGCGCCATTTTTGGAGTCGATTTGCACCGGGACGCCTTTACGAAGTGCCTGTAAAAATGGGTTGGTTGCCAGCACCTCTGACAGAAGAGGAGCTAAACCCAATACCGATGTTTTTTTAA
- a CDS encoding SagB family peptide dehydrogenase, producing MSQQFLLSFKADVSLIESEAKGHLVLRSPNHSLTFKQAQLGLKTALRTLADGGATLAELNQMIQQDDGELPLLRFYTHLQRFSNVGWLCHSVLDEGRAIAIAIPLTSDYQFPQIEIAVESKYRLSRFAYGHQAEGQLLLESPLSQTQVQLLDWKGAALFSLLATPQSCDQVAKAIPGISLETVKQFVKLLLGAQMVSEVGEEGTIPEQTNPALAQWEFHDLLFHSRSRQGRHANSFGGTYRFSGKIEPLPAVKSPVSAEGIELPTPDLETLKTTEASFTQVLETRKSIRKYGEIPISAQQLGEFLYRCARVKQLLQTEYGEITLRPYPSGGALYELELYPIVSNCAGIAAGLYHYQPLTHQLCRISSRTQPVELLLDDARKAMGQQAIPQVLLVIAARFQRLTWKYESMAYALMLKHVGVLYQTMYLVATAMKLAPCSLGCGNSDLFTQAIGNDYYAETSVGEFVLGSQPNT from the coding sequence ATGTCGCAGCAGTTTCTCCTGTCGTTCAAAGCAGACGTTTCTCTAATCGAATCAGAAGCGAAAGGGCACCTTGTTCTGCGATCGCCAAACCATTCTTTGACATTTAAACAAGCGCAATTGGGATTAAAGACTGCGCTTAGGACTCTGGCTGATGGTGGTGCAACCCTGGCAGAGCTGAACCAAATGATCCAGCAGGACGATGGGGAACTGCCATTACTGAGGTTCTATACCCACCTGCAACGGTTCTCCAACGTCGGTTGGTTGTGTCATTCAGTTTTAGACGAGGGACGGGCGATCGCGATCGCCATCCCCCTCACATCGGATTATCAGTTTCCCCAGATTGAGATAGCTGTTGAATCCAAATACAGACTCTCCCGCTTTGCCTATGGCCATCAAGCCGAAGGGCAACTACTGCTGGAATCGCCCCTATCCCAAACCCAAGTTCAACTATTGGATTGGAAAGGAGCAGCCCTATTCAGTCTGTTAGCGACACCTCAGAGTTGTGACCAAGTGGCAAAAGCAATTCCAGGGATTTCCCTAGAGACGGTAAAGCAGTTTGTCAAATTGCTTTTAGGTGCTCAAATGGTTTCTGAGGTGGGCGAAGAGGGCACGATTCCAGAACAAACCAATCCAGCTCTCGCCCAGTGGGAATTTCACGATTTGCTGTTTCATAGCCGCAGCCGCCAGGGGAGACACGCCAATTCGTTTGGGGGAACTTACCGTTTCTCAGGCAAGATTGAACCCCTCCCTGCGGTCAAATCCCCAGTGTCAGCGGAAGGCATCGAGCTACCTACACCTGACCTGGAAACCCTCAAGACGACAGAAGCTTCTTTTACCCAGGTTTTAGAAACGAGAAAGTCAATCAGAAAATACGGAGAAATCCCCATTAGCGCCCAGCAACTGGGAGAGTTTCTCTACCGTTGTGCCAGAGTCAAACAACTGCTTCAAACCGAGTATGGAGAAATCACCCTCCGTCCCTATCCCAGTGGAGGGGCACTTTATGAACTGGAACTCTATCCCATAGTCAGTAATTGTGCGGGAATCGCTGCGGGTTTATACCACTATCAACCCCTAACCCACCAACTGTGCCGCATTTCTAGCAGAACCCAACCTGTAGAATTGCTGCTGGATGATGCTCGGAAAGCAATGGGGCAACAAGCAATACCTCAAGTTTTGCTTGTGATTGCAGCTCGGTTTCAACGGCTGACCTGGAAGTATGAATCGATGGCTTATGCACTAATGCTTAAGCATGTTGGAGTTCTTTACCAGACCATGTACCTGGTAGCAACCGCGATGAAATTGGCTCCCTGTAGTCTTGGATGTGGCAACTCTGATTTATTTACCCAAGCAATAGGAAATGATTACTACGCCGAAACCTCTGTGGGAGAGTTTGTTTTAGGGAGCCAGCCAAACACCTAG
- a CDS encoding transglutaminase domain-containing protein, which translates to MLRPRSGLGQWVLREEYLLEPGVPVVEYTDGYGNLCQRLVTPQGSFRIRTTAWVETADAIDIQPGAPFIPVQDLPDGVLQFLLPSRYCQSDRLGDLASKITADLAPGYDQVEAIRRWIQSQIEYRYGTSDASTSAIDTAETKVGVCRDFAHLGIALCRSLSIPARMVVGYLYQLDPMDLHAWFEAFVGNRWYTFDATQQQPRGNRIAIAYGRDATDVALSTQFGPVQLTEMNVWVNALIQ; encoded by the coding sequence ATGCTGAGACCCAGAAGTGGATTGGGGCAGTGGGTTCTAAGGGAAGAATATTTACTGGAACCAGGGGTGCCTGTGGTTGAATATACCGATGGGTATGGCAACCTGTGTCAGCGATTGGTGACGCCTCAAGGTTCTTTTCGGATTCGGACCACTGCCTGGGTTGAGACAGCGGATGCGATCGATATTCAACCAGGTGCACCCTTTATTCCTGTACAGGATTTGCCCGATGGCGTGCTTCAGTTTCTACTGCCAAGCCGTTACTGTCAGTCTGATCGCCTGGGTGATCTGGCCAGCAAAATTACCGCAGATCTGGCCCCCGGTTACGACCAGGTAGAGGCGATTCGACGCTGGATTCAGTCTCAGATCGAATACCGTTATGGCACTAGCGATGCATCAACTTCTGCGATCGATACGGCTGAGACAAAAGTCGGTGTTTGCCGGGATTTTGCCCATTTAGGCATTGCGCTTTGTCGCAGTCTCAGTATTCCAGCCCGGATGGTGGTTGGCTATCTCTATCAGTTAGACCCAATGGATTTACACGCCTGGTTTGAAGCATTTGTGGGAAATCGCTGGTATACCTTTGATGCTACCCAACAGCAGCCACGCGGTAATCGAATTGCGATCGCCTATGGGCGGGATGCGACGGATGTTGCCCTGTCTACCCAATTTGGGCCAGTCCAACTGACTGAAATGAATGTATGGGTCAATGCCTTAATTCAATAG
- a CDS encoding PhoX family protein → MSKLTRRQILTFFGSSIAATALAPSLERKLFGGGSTIAEAAPLSFTPVRLPHPLPIYRQQKSFLPTGIGVGEIKAAANDVRLSQYNILDDVVVPPEYERYLIVSWGDRVFPNKDEYFGYNCDYTGFVGSANDGYLWVNHEYVSFPISRFAPEAPEDVVGSPETGPLVIPGFPTTKNRELLGEFLYNMGGSVVRISRADRRGKFAVVSSDPKNRRIHGLSGLKINRQRSDGYQSVTSWGSKSYQQGNENYLTSTGPAANEVFNLSSDGLGKKIIGTGFNCSGGTSPWGTILSAEENFQGSAAFFVGVTETVKPDGTQTAYSEGTTGTEFGLVGEKYGWIVEIDPANPGFRPRKHTWLGRFRHENIALRVQAGKRLVAYMGDDRRGGHTWKFISTNTVSNPKSKSNSALFENGTLYVAKFNPNGTGQWIPLRLNSPTNPIPPSTLASVELAALGSAQRNGRLVLPRRNGIAGQTTDGGFFNVDTTNEATALPDYQGKKLSDFYTSQGAILCDCYPAGNLVGGTPTARPEDIEINPRNQREVFISYTDGAPGSDGYPDSRIFVVAKYSAAVNETQQSGGLYKIIEDSADSTGTTFRWQRFEQGGEAGSKSGGGFGNLDNLVFDNRANVWGVTDMSTGTHNGFNIGAAGTPNTIDHTATGNVANLTGVFGNNWLFYIPTSGQHAGEVVPFAYGPPRCEMTGPTFVGNTLIISVQHPGEDCPFSPKVTLSREIEILNLNGTLFNQNRSVPRGSNWPSNIEGNPDGPPKPSVIGIRRKGSSGQFV, encoded by the coding sequence ATGTCTAAGCTTACTCGCCGACAGATACTTACGTTTTTTGGTAGTAGCATTGCTGCTACTGCCCTGGCTCCTTCCCTAGAGCGCAAGCTCTTTGGCGGTGGCTCTACCATTGCTGAGGCAGCCCCCCTTTCCTTTACTCCTGTCCGTTTACCCCACCCCCTCCCTATCTACCGCCAGCAGAAAAGCTTTTTGCCAACTGGAATTGGCGTTGGAGAAATCAAAGCGGCTGCCAATGATGTCCGGCTGAGCCAGTACAACATCCTGGATGATGTCGTGGTGCCACCGGAGTACGAACGTTATCTAATTGTCAGTTGGGGCGATCGCGTCTTCCCTAACAAGGACGAATATTTTGGCTACAACTGCGACTATACTGGCTTCGTCGGTAGTGCCAATGATGGCTACCTCTGGGTCAACCACGAATATGTTAGTTTTCCGATTTCCAGATTTGCGCCTGAGGCACCCGAAGATGTCGTAGGTTCTCCCGAAACGGGTCCCCTGGTCATTCCCGGCTTTCCTACAACCAAGAACCGTGAACTACTGGGCGAGTTTTTGTACAACATGGGTGGCTCCGTGGTTCGAATCTCCCGTGCCGATCGACGCGGAAAATTTGCTGTCGTCAGTAGCGATCCCAAAAATCGTCGGATTCATGGACTCTCTGGTCTAAAAATAAATCGTCAACGGTCAGACGGCTATCAATCCGTCACCTCCTGGGGTTCCAAAAGCTACCAGCAGGGGAATGAAAACTACCTGACAAGCACTGGACCCGCTGCAAACGAGGTCTTTAACCTCAGTTCCGATGGTTTGGGCAAAAAAATTATCGGCACAGGTTTCAACTGTTCCGGTGGTACCAGTCCCTGGGGCACCATTCTTTCTGCCGAGGAAAACTTCCAGGGGAGTGCCGCTTTCTTTGTCGGTGTAACCGAAACCGTCAAGCCCGATGGCACCCAAACCGCTTATAGCGAAGGCACAACTGGCACAGAGTTTGGCTTAGTTGGCGAAAAATACGGTTGGATTGTAGAAATTGATCCCGCTAATCCCGGTTTCCGCCCCCGTAAGCATACCTGGCTGGGGCGCTTCCGTCACGAAAATATTGCTCTGCGTGTACAAGCAGGTAAAAGACTCGTTGCTTACATGGGAGACGATCGCCGGGGCGGACACACCTGGAAATTTATCAGCACCAACACGGTGTCAAACCCAAAAAGCAAAAGCAATAGTGCCCTATTTGAGAACGGAACGCTTTACGTCGCAAAGTTTAATCCCAACGGTACTGGGCAGTGGATTCCCCTCCGGCTCAATTCCCCCACTAACCCCATTCCTCCCAGCACCCTTGCTTCTGTAGAACTTGCTGCATTGGGTTCTGCCCAGCGAAATGGACGACTGGTTCTTCCCCGTCGAAATGGCATCGCCGGACAAACGACTGATGGCGGTTTCTTTAATGTCGATACCACCAACGAAGCAACTGCATTGCCTGACTACCAGGGTAAAAAATTGTCAGACTTCTACACTTCCCAGGGCGCAATTCTTTGTGATTGCTACCCGGCTGGCAACTTGGTCGGGGGAACCCCCACAGCTCGTCCAGAAGACATCGAAATTAACCCTCGCAATCAACGGGAAGTCTTCATCTCCTATACGGATGGCGCACCTGGAAGCGATGGCTACCCTGACTCCCGCATCTTTGTGGTCGCCAAATATTCTGCCGCTGTAAATGAAACTCAGCAATCGGGCGGACTCTACAAAATTATTGAGGACAGTGCCGATAGCACCGGCACAACCTTCCGCTGGCAACGATTTGAACAGGGCGGGGAAGCTGGCTCCAAGAGTGGTGGTGGGTTTGGCAACTTGGATAACCTGGTGTTCGACAACCGGGCAAATGTCTGGGGAGTAACCGATATGTCTACAGGCACTCATAACGGATTCAATATAGGCGCGGCTGGCACCCCCAACACCATTGACCATACTGCTACCGGCAACGTCGCTAACCTGACCGGCGTGTTTGGCAACAATTGGCTGTTTTATATCCCCACCAGTGGGCAACACGCTGGCGAGGTAGTTCCCTTCGCTTACGGCCCCCCCCGATGCGAGATGACAGGTCCGACCTTTGTAGGGAACACCCTGATCATTTCAGTTCAGCACCCCGGTGAAGATTGCCCATTTAGTCCCAAGGTCACCCTGAGTCGGGAAATTGAAATTTTGAACCTGAACGGTACCCTGTTTAACCAGAATCGCTCCGTTCCCAGAGGAAGCAACTGGCCCAGTAATATTGAAGGCAATCCGGATGGTCCACCCAAACCTTCGGTGATTGGCATTCGCCGCAAGGGATCGAGCGGACAATTTGTTTAA
- a CDS encoding adenine nucleotide alpha hydrolase family protein produces the protein MKELRKRGFETRVVLPELDHRYFVYILGRGVPPPSNTFRWCTPKLKVMSMERELEALRQERGEKFLMITGVRIGESAARDQRIAVSCTKDGGECGQGWFQHSSSGAVADTLAPIVHWRVCHVWDWLLHADLELGFPTFEIARVYGQDVSDGEEPLNARTGCIGCPLVQKDAALDRLIAQPEWAYLAPLHKLRPLYWEMKKPQYRHRKHGEVNKDGSLSAKQNRLGPLHMDARRWVLEQVLAIQIYGVKFWTISSGTKRWTNCPKFRSSHKQVKKDNNILKWS, from the coding sequence TTGAAGGAGCTTCGCAAGCGTGGGTTTGAAACCCGCGTCGTGTTGCCAGAATTGGATCACCGCTATTTTGTCTACATCTTGGGTCGGGGAGTGCCGCCACCGTCCAATACCTTCCGATGGTGTACGCCTAAGCTCAAGGTCATGAGCATGGAGCGGGAATTAGAAGCCCTACGGCAGGAGCGGGGCGAAAAGTTCCTGATGATTACAGGGGTGCGGATTGGGGAGAGTGCCGCCAGGGATCAGCGGATTGCCGTTAGCTGTACGAAGGACGGCGGAGAGTGCGGTCAGGGCTGGTTCCAACATTCGTCTTCGGGGGCTGTGGCAGATACGCTAGCTCCGATCGTTCATTGGCGGGTCTGCCATGTGTGGGACTGGCTGCTTCACGCCGATTTAGAGCTTGGATTCCCCACCTTTGAAATCGCCAGGGTTTACGGGCAGGATGTTAGTGATGGGGAGGAGCCGCTTAATGCCAGAACAGGGTGTATCGGCTGTCCTCTCGTACAGAAGGATGCTGCCCTCGATCGCCTGATTGCTCAACCAGAGTGGGCATACCTCGCTCCTCTTCACAAGCTCAGACCGCTGTATTGGGAAATGAAAAAGCCACAATATCGCCATCGTAAACATGGAGAAGTCAATAAAGATGGCTCTCTCTCAGCCAAGCAGAACCGTTTGGGACCACTCCATATGGATGCTCGTCGTTGGGTGCTAGAGCAAGTTTTAGCAATTCAAATTTATGGAGTCAAATTTTGGACAATAAGCTCCGGAACCAAAAGATGGACAAATTGTCCAAAATTTAGGTCAAGTCACAAACAAGTAAAAAAAGACAATAATATCCTGAAGTGGAGCTGA